Within Vigna unguiculata cultivar IT97K-499-35 chromosome 2, ASM411807v1, whole genome shotgun sequence, the genomic segment ACAATGGGAGTGAGTGGCATGTGCCTATATTGGCCATGACAGCTGATGTGATCCATGCCACATATGATGAGTGCTTGAAACGTGGCATGGATGGATATGTCTCAAAGCCATTTGAGGAAGAGAATCTGTATCAGGAAGTTGCAAAGTTTTTCAAAACAAAGACCATCTCAGACTCATAACAACAATGTGCTTCTTACTTGGCAACCAACTAGAAGATTGGAGACAACACATTTCACTATGATTTCTACTACAACTTTCTTCACATGTTGCATGTAACTTGTTCTTGTGCTTTGATGCATGGAGTAACACTTGTTTTCCCAACATATATTTGAGTTCATTGATGAGGGATCATACTAACAGCTGCAGTTTGGTATTGTTAGAGTAAATTGTATACCACGCTACACCCCCCAATTGTGTACAGATTATGGGTAGGGTACGAGTGAAATTATGTAAATTCAATGTTTTTTCCCTTATATTATTACTTCCCCACCCATCATTTAGAAGGCTTTTTATGTATAGGTGACATGTAATAGATTTCATCACTGATATTTAAAAGATGTGTGCTTATGTTTAGTGTAGAATATCTTTGGTGCATGGAAGAAAGGCCAAATGACAGTTTTGTTTGTTAAacaaatcattatttatttatatgaagtTGAAGTAATTATTCATTTGCATGTAATTCGCTTCACATTATTTATGAGAAGCTGAACTAATTTTTTTGGTGCTGATGAGTGTCTTTTGAGAACATTGTTGAGGAACAATACCAAAAATTCAAAGACTTGCTAAAATTTTAGtgtaaattatttttgcaaatttacaTCAGTGTGATTGGAATAAGAAGCAGGAAAAGTGATGAGTTCCGATTAAATGTGTTTTGATTGGCAGTTTTGAATATGTTAATCAAATTTGTAGGAAAGAATAGGctgaacaaaatatatgaacTGAATTTTTATACAATTGTGTTGAGCTAAAAACCTGAATTGTATCATACTCGTAGGATAAAATCTctaataaatattcataatatatatatatatatatataagaatttttgaatattttttatatatactccATATGTAAACAAAACAGGTAacaatatgaattattttttagaagaCGAATACTTTGACACGTTGTCATTCTTATATATCGAattaaatagaattaattcaTTATCATTTTGCAacaaagttgagttttatttggACTTTTCCTTGTGATGTTTTGGCACATATTTGGCAAACAATTGAGTGATGCAGGAATGCAAGGGTTAGGTATAACACTCTTTTCATTCTCTTCTCTAATTTCATGATTTTATAAGATAGTCACTGAGAAAATTCTGGTGCAAATGCACCTGATAGAGGGAAATGGTACTAaagtcaaatatttaatatgaattgAAAAATTTTCCTAATTTAACTAATTAGGTGAACATCATTTCCTCCCCTTGAATAAAATTATGGAATATTAACCAGTCCCAACTTTtaatgtataattataatttataataggGTAAATAAGtgatttcatatatatatatatatatatataacatacaaaaatattcttttgctgaattttaaaaatatagcaCAAATACACATTAGTGGGTTAAGAagtggtgaaaaaaaaattaagaacagAGGACCAACTTTTAAGTTATAGAAGAAAGTTTGTTAGCAGTTATTGACCTTTAATATCAACAGCTTaaagaaggagagagaaagagaaagtaaaGTCAATATTCAATTACCATTTCTGGTCCAAATGCAAGTTTCTCAAAGTAATGTTTTATCTTTAAActcttttctttcacatgaaatTTGAAGTCAAATTTTCATCCAATTTCAAGCCTTTCTTTTATTTGACAAAACCTTCCAATGAGTTGCAGAAAGTGAGattagttaaaagaaaaaacaaatgggtgcagaagaaaaaagagagataaTGAACATGGagcaaagaaaatgaaaaaaaaaaaaaattatctttttcaaaGTTTGTGTCAAAACATATGAACATTACCTAACATGACATAGATTCTCCAACATTGGGACACCACCTTTTAGTTGCGGCCCTAATCAGGCTTAATTACCAACATATCATTGACTTAAAGATGTGATCACAGAATGGGAAACCAAAATGGCAAATGCACCAAATTAGGTAAACTTTCATAACATCAAAATTAAACATGTTTGATTGATTCCAGAAGTTGTCTTCATTTCATTCTTAAAATTCACAGAACTtgtatcatatttatttatataaatcaaatatgtCCATGATTGAATCCTCTTCACCTTTGACTTTAACTCACCCTCCATAACACACTACTGAAATTTTGGCCTTTAAATACAGAGATCATAGATGGATTTTTCTATATCTTCTTAATTTTGGTTCATCACCATGACTTTTGGTTGGTGCTTCTCTGTGTGCATCTTATTTGTCTTGGTGGGTTTGAGATTAGAAGAAGCTAATGCTCAGTTTCTTAGAGAAGTTGGAACAAAAAAGTTAGCTTACTGGTCAATAGTGGTGGATCAATCAGGCCATGGAAACTTCACCACAATACAATCTGCCATTGATTCAGTCCCTTCTCAGAACATGTATTGGGTTTCCATCAAGGTGAAGGCTGGTATCTATAGGTAAAACTATAATATTCTCTCACATATTATTTGGTTTCTTCCATCTAgggttttaaatttaaatttagaatgagaaaaatataattaagaaaagaagagagacCCTACAAGATATATGGTCactcaatattttttaagaaaaatattcattaataacACCAATCAAATATTCcattatgaaattttataacttaaaaaGACAAtagaatatatgaaaaatatattaggttTTCTTATTGGTATAGATTTTCTAACGAAATAAAATGGACAAGCAAcattatgatataaaaaattaacaaattggTGCATAATATCAGTGTAAATCATTTGTTGCATTAGTACATGAATATTTTGTTGATTGTGTGAATGCtttaatcttgtttttgtttcagaGAAAAAGTGAAGATTCCTTATGATAAGCCTTACATCATATTGAAAGGGGAGGGAAAGAGAAGAACTTTTGTTGAGTGGGATGACCATCATAATACCTCACAGAGTCCTACGTTTGTAGCCATGGCTGACAACCTTGTTGTCAAGTCCATCAGCTTTAGGGTAAGAATCTTCTATCTACTGTTtcatttttcctatttttagctcaaattaatattattgcctctttatatttttttccttaattaaattattcccttgccttcaatttttatttagttgtttatgatttttaaaatatattcccTTATTTAAGCCATGATATCACCAAATATTTGGCAACAATTTGCCCAATTCATGTGATATTTAAGAGAGAGATAAATGCATATTATTAGGCATGGAATAGTCTATTAAATAATATGCTATTTTCTTACTTTACCTAGGTCAATGAAGCAATAATGTTATGAATTGAAAATCCtaccttttatcttttcttacgaaagaaaaaaaaaaactttattttgtttattagaaGAGTTAAAAACTGATGGCATcgatttttcttttagaaaagaaattacATCTTTAGTTATTAGTAAAAAttgtcattaaatattaaaatttaaatataaagattaattttttgtttttacaaaattatataattatgatatttattatatatatatatatatatatatatataacataatgagttaatataattattttttttacaataaattactttattaattaataattaaaagcttaatttattttttaattagtaattaataatttaaattataatattactttatatttatatcatctaaatagaaaaataaaaaaaatattttaaatttattttttcattataatgagttaaaacaaaTACAAGCTGACACTGTCATTAATTCGTCAAcatatgttattaaattagtattGGTGTGACGAACCGGACAAATAAATGATAATCTTGGTCATTGAGTTGATCTTAGAGTTATATGAAATCTAAATCCAAATTACGAAGATCACCATAAATAATATTGTGATGTAGGAATAACGTAAATGCTCCTAAAGATCTAGTCTCATGGTTAATTAACCTCTTAATCTCCTTCTAGgttttgtttaaaaatacaattttttttgtttaatttagcaaaataacattaaaatgtgctaattttgttaactttgtgTCTGAGCAACAGAATTCATACAACAACCCAACAAATAGGAAACTCATTAAGCCTGCTGTGGCTGCAATGGTTAGTGGAGACAAGTCTTACTTTTTCAGAGTTGGTTTCTTCGGTTTGCAAGACACTTTATGGGACGACACAGGAAGACATTACTACAAGCTTTGCACCATTCAAGGTgccattgattttatttttggtgCAGGCCAATCATTATTTGAggtaacaataacaataataattttttttatcaataaatggTAGTAGTTAGTTTTTTGTTAATGGGAGAATTGAATCCACAACTTATTCTACCCTTTTGGTTTCAGATcttttaaaccaattttatatctcttaaattaatagaaaaaattgatCAAGAACCTCTCTTaccattttttcaatttttaccaCTTGTTCAACCTTGTAGCTCcatacaataacaataatactaataagtattatattatataattttggttGGTTATCCAAATGTGAGTCTAAATCTTACGt encodes:
- the LOC114173507 gene encoding probable pectinesterase 29, translated to MTFGWCFSVCILFVLVGLRLEEANAQFLREVGTKKLAYWSIVVDQSGHGNFTTIQSAIDSVPSQNMYWVSIKVKAGIYREKVKIPYDKPYIILKGEGKRRTFVEWDDHHNTSQSPTFVAMADNLVVKSISFRNSYNNPTNRKLIKPAVAAMVSGDKSYFFRVGFFGLQDTLWDDTGRHYYKLCTIQGAIDFIFGAGQSLFERCSISVIGGALDAGLPGFITAQGRTNSEDGNGFVFNYCHVFGNGTTYLGRPWRSHARVLFYKTNFSNVVQPAGWDAWRYHPNEGNITFAEYGNFGPGSDTSQRVSWMKKLDLETIESMTSTKFIDTDGWLQKQPF